In the genome of Elusimicrobiota bacterium, the window GTAAGTGGTAAGTGTTAAGGGGTAAGTAAAAAATATTAGGCAGGTGTATTTTAATGACAAATTGGTGTTGTCTATATACAAAAAAACTAAGATATTTCCTGAAGATGAAAAATTCGGTTTGGTATCTCAACTTAGAAGATCAGCAGGTTCCATCCCATCAAATATTGCAGAAGGATTCAAAAGAAACAGTAGAAAAGACTATTTGCATTTTCTTAATATAGCTGAGACTTCCTTAGAAGAGACAAAATATCATTTAATTTTAAGTAAAGATTTAAATTATTTAGAGGAAAGTTCTTATAACTTGCTTAACGATCAATGTGAAGAAATAGGCAAGATGTTAAATAGTTTACAGAAGGTGTTACTAAACAGGGAAAAAAACTTATCCCTTACCACTTAACACTTATCACTGTTTCCGGAGGTTTTATGAAAG includes:
- a CDS encoding four helix bundle protein; the encoded protein is MYFNDKLVLSIYKKTKIFPEDEKFGLVSQLRRSAGSIPSNIAEGFKRNSRKDYLHFLNIAETSLEETKYHLILSKDLNYLEESSYNLLNDQCEEIGKMLNSLQKVLLNREKNLSLTT